A genomic segment from Tachysurus fulvidraco isolate hzauxx_2018 chromosome 21, HZAU_PFXX_2.0, whole genome shotgun sequence encodes:
- the LOC113640079 gene encoding glutamine synthetase-like gives MTYALSISSQLNKVRSSHYLSLPQGGLCQVTYVWIDESGESLRCKTRTLESEPSSIEDIPEWNCVFLSINHPVTLNTMILVPVCIFRDPFILDPNKLVLCEVLKINRKPADTNHRHACKKIMEKVKDSIPWFGMEQEYTLLGIDGRPYSWPSNSYPKPQGPYNCGVGADRAYGRDIAECHYKACIYAGIKICGTNAESMPSQWEFQVGPCEGIVAGDHLWMARFLLHRVCEDFGVIASLDPKPIPGNWNGAGCHSNFSTVATRAEGGLEHIEKIIEKLHTRHVQYIRISDPHGGQDNQRRLTGLNSTSNIHEFSAAVDSHDVSIRIPLQVSQDKRGYLEDRRPAANCDPYAVTGAIAQTCLMEDEEEPGY, from the exons ATGACATACGCCTTGTCTATTAGCTCGCAACTAAATAAGGTGCGGAGCTCCCACTACCTCAGCCTTCCTCAGGGAGGTCTCTGTCAGGTCACCTATGTTTGGATCGATGAATCTGGGGAGAGCCTTCGGTGCAAAACGCGAACCTTGGAGTCTGAACCCAGCAGCATTGAGG ATATTCCAGAGTGGAACTGTGTGTTCCTTAGCATAAACCACCCTGTGACTCTCAACACCATGATCCTGGTTCCTGTATGTATATTCAGAGACCCTTTTATTCTGGACCCCAATAAACTGGTGCTATGTGAAGTCCTCAAGATCAACCGCAAACCTGCAG ACACTAACCATCGGCATGCCTGTAAGAAAATCATGGAGAAGGTGAAGGATTCCATACCGTGGTTTGGGATGGAGCAGGAGTATACTCTGCTGGGGATAGATGGACGTCCATACTCCTGGCCATCAAACAGTTACCCCAAACCACAGG GACCATATAATTGTGGAGTGGGTGCAGATAGAGCTTATGGCAGAGACATTGCAGAGTGTCACTATAAAGCATGCATTTATGCAGGCATCAAAATTTGTGGTACCAATGCTGAGTCGATGCCCTCTCAG TGGGAGTTCCAGGTTGGTCCATGTGAAGGAATTGTAGCAGGAGATCACTTGTGGATGGCACGCTTCCTATTGCACAGAGTGTGTGAAGACTTTGGTGTAATCGCCTCTCTGGACCCCAAACCCATCCCAGGGAACTGGAATGGAGCTGGCTGCCACTCTAACTTCAGCACTGTGGCCACTAGAGCAGAAGGAGGGCTGGA ACATATCGAGAAGATCATAGAAAAATTACACACACGTCATGTCCAGTACATCCGAATCTCAGATCCTCATGGTGGGCAGGACAACCAGAGGAGACTCACAGGCTTAAACAGTACCTCCAACATCCATGAGTTTTCAGCTGCTGTGGATAGTCATGATGTCAGCATCCGCATTCCACTGCAAGTTAGCCAGGACAAGCGTGGATACTTGGAGGATCGCCGGCCTGCCGCCAACTGTGACCCATATGCTGTGACTGGTGCTATTGCTCAGACCTGCCTaatggaggatgaggaggaaccTGGATATTAA
- the LOC113661763 gene encoding glutamine synthetase-like, whose protein sequence is MTYALSASSQLNKVLRSHYLSLPQGGLCQVTYVWIDGSGEGLRSKTRTLESEPGSIEDISEWNFDGSSTNQSVTADSDMILLPVCIFRDPFTLDPNKLVLCEVLKNNRKPADTNHRHACKKIMEKVKDFQPWFGMEQEYTLLGIDRHPYSWPSNGYPKPQGPYYCGVGADRAYGRDIVECHYKACIYAGIKIFGANAEVMPSQWEFQVGPCEGIVAGDHLWMARFLLHRVCEDFGVIASLDPKPIPGNWNGAGCHTNFSTVATRAEGGLEHIEMIIEKLRARHVQHIRISDPRGGQDNQRRLTGFNETSNMQEFSAAVASRGVSIRIPLQVSQDKRGYLEDRRPAANCDPYAVTGAIAQTCLMEDEEEDLLSDLDINDFE, encoded by the exons ATGACGTACGCCTTGTCTGCCAGCTCGCAACTAAATAAGGTGCTGCGCTCCCACTACCTCAGCCTTCCTCAGGGAGGTCTCTGTCAGGTCACCTATGTTTGGATCGATGGCTCTGGGGAAGGCCTTCGAAGCAAAACCCGAACCTTGGAGTCTGAACCCGGCAGCATAGAGG ATATTTCAGAGTGGAACTTTGATGGATCTAGCACGAACCAGTCTGTGACTGCCGATAGTGACATGATCCTGCTTCCGGTGTGTATATTCAGAGACCCTTTCACTTTGGACCCTAACAAACTTGTACTCTGTGAGGTGCTAAAGAACAACCGTAAACCTGCAG ACACTAACCATCGGCATGCCTGTAAGAAAATCATGGAGAAGGTGAAGGATTTCCAACCATGGTTTGGGATGGAGCAGGAGTATACTTTGCTGGGGATAGATAGACATCCATACTCCTGGCCATCAAATGGTTACCCCAAACCACAGG GACCATATTATTGTGGAGTGGGTGCAGATAGAGCTTATGGCAGAGACATTGTAGAGTGTCACTATAAAGCATGCATTTATGCAGGCATCAAAATTTTTGGTGCCAATGCTGAGGTGATGCCTTCTCAG TGGGAATTCCAGGTCGGTCCATGTGAAGGAATTGTAGCAGGAGATCACTTGTGGATGGCACGCTTCCTATTGCACAGAGTGTGTGAAGACTTTGGTGTAATCGCCTCTCTGGACCCCAAACCCATCCCAGGGAACTGGAATGGAGCTGGCTGCCACACTAACTTCAGCACTGTGGCCACTAGAGCAGAAGGAGGGCTGGA GCATATTGAGATGATCATAGAAAAATTACGCGCACGTCATGTCCAGCACATCCGAATCTCAGATCCTCGTGGTGGGCAGGACAACCAGAGGAGACTTACTGGCTTTAACGAGACCTCCAACATGCAAGAGTTTTCAGCTGCTGTGGCTAGTCGGGGAGTCAGCATCCGCATTCCACTGCAAGTTAGCCAGGACAAGCGTGGATACTTGGAGGATCGCCGGCCTGCCGCCAATTGTGACCCATATGCTGTGACCGGTGCTATTGCTCAGACCTGCCTaatggaggatgaggaggaagatcTCCTGAGTGACCTGGATATTAATGATTTTGAGTAA